The DNA region CCATCCGAACCCTCAGGTTTCTCTGGCGGTCCCTGACGCAACGGTTTGAATATTCGCCAATTCGTGGGCTTCCAGTGCAGCCTGTCGATCGTGATAGCATCCACGCCCATGAAAATGTTCAAGCTATTCAGCAGCCTGGTCCTGATGTCCATGAGCGCAACGGCGTTGGCCGAGGCCCGTCTGGATGTCCGGATCGAGCCCGCCAACCCGCAACTCAAGGCCAACGTTGAAGGCTACGTGGGCGATCCGGGCGAGCGTGACGCCAAGGCCCTGCGCAACTTCAGTCTTGGCGCTGAGCAGCAGGCGGAAAAGGCAGCGCAGGCGCTGGGCTATTATCAGGCGCAGATCGACAGCAAAATCCAGGACGGTCCCGAGCCGCGCCTGGTCATCAACATCAAGCCGGGTGAGCCGATTCACCTGCGCAATGTGGTTATCCGGGTCGAGGGTCCTGCTGCGTCGCTCAAGGCATTCAAGGTGCCGAAGAGTGATGCGCTCAAGACCGGCGCTGTGCTTAACCACGGCAATTACGAAGACGCCAAGCGCCTGATTCAGAATCAGGCATCGCGTTATGGTTTCTTCAGTGGCCGTTTCACCCACCAGCGCCTGGCCATCGACCCGCGAGCCGGCGTCGCCGACATCGAACTGGTCTACGACAGCGGTCCACGCTACACGCTGGGTCAGGTGAAGTTCAGCGGCAACACCCCCTTCGATGAAGACCTGCTCAAACGCATGGTGCCCTTCAAGGAAAACACCCCCTACGACTCGCAACTGATCGCCGAGCTGACCCAGGACATGCAGGCCAGCGGTTATTTTGAAGGCGTGCGAGTCGACGCCGTACCCACGGCGGCGGTGAATGATGTGATTCCGGTTACCGTCCAGCTTGAAACCCGCAAGCCGCGCACCATGGGCCTGGGGCTGGGCTATTCCACCGACGTGGGGCCACGTGGCAAAGCCAACTGGACCCGCCACTGGGCCAACCCGCAAGGCCATAGCTACGGCTTCGAATCGGAAATTTCCGCGCCACGGCAGAACGTCGGCTTGTGGTACGACGTACCGCTCGATCCGCCGTTGACCGACAAAATGCGTTACGCCGGTGGCTATCAATATGAAGAGATCGCCGGCACTGACAGCCTCAGCAAGCTGCTGACTGTCGGGCCGGAATGGCACAGCAAGCTGCCCAGCGGCTGGGAGCGGGTCATTTCCCTGAAATGGCAACGTGAAGAATACCGGCTGGGCGACGACGCGGGCCTGAGCACGCTGCTGATGCCGGGCATCAGTTACTCGTACCTGCGCAGTGACAATCGCATCGACCCGAGTCACGGCTATCGTCTGCAATTTGAAACACAGGTGGCCAAAGAGGGCATGTTGTCGGACGCCAACCTGGTCCATGCCAACGTGTTGCTCAAAGGCCTGACCACGGTTGCCCAGAACCACCGCTTCCTTGGCCGCGTGCAGCTTGGCGGCAACCTCACTGACGGTTACACCTCGATACCGCCTTCGCTGCGCTTTTTTGCCGGTGGCGATCAGAGCGTGCGCGGCTATGACTATCAGAAACTCTCACCGACCAATTCCGACGGCGATCGCACCGGCGGCCGCTACATGTTTGCGGGCAGTGTCGAATACCAGTACTCGATTGCCGAGAAGTGGCGGCTGGCGACCTTTGTCGACCAGGGTAACTCGTTCAACAATCTGGACCGGCCAGACCTGAAGACCGGGGTCGGCTTCGGCGTGCGCTGGGTTTCACCGGTAGGGCCGTTGCGCCTCGATCTGGCGCACGGGCTGGACGATGACGGTGGAATCCGCCTGCACTTCTCGATGGGGCCGGAACTGTGAACAGTGTCAACATCAAGCGCGCTGCGAAAGTTGTTGGGCTGAGCCTGATTGCCTTGCTGCTGCTGGTGATTGTCAGCGCCGGCTTGCTACTGGGGACCCAGCCTGGCAGCCGTTGGGCGCTGGCCCGTGTGCCGGGGCTGCAACTGGACAACTTTCAGGGCCGGCTCGGCGGGCAGTGGAGTGCAGATCGACTCGTATGGCAGCAAGGCGAGGACCGCGTCGAGGTTCAATCTGCCGACGTCGAGTGGACGCCTGCCTGTCTGCTGAAAATGACGCTGTGCATCGACCGTTTGCATGCCGGACAAGTCCTGTTGCACTTCCCGCCGAGCGCCGAGCCTGGCAATAGCGGCCCTGTGAGTCTGCCAACGCTCAACCTGCCATTGGCCTTGAAACTGGCTGATGTACAGCTTGGCAGCCTGCAACTCGACGGCGTCGAACAGTTACGTGATTTGAAGCTGGCGGCGCACTGGACTGCTGAAGGCTTGCAGATCGACAGCGCGCACCTGCAGCGCGACGCGTTGGTGCTGGACCTCAACGGCCTGCTCAAGCCCGAAGGTGACTGGCCTTTGAGCGCCCAGGGTCAACTGCAACTGCCGCCGCAGGACGGTCAGGCCTGGACGCTGGCGCTGGATATTCAGGGCGACGTGCTGAAGACCCTGCAACTCAAGGCGGACAGCAGCGGGTATCTGCCTGGCGTCCTCACCGGAGAGTTGCAGCCGCTGGCCGAACATCTGCCCGCCCGGTTGAAACTGACCTCAGAGCACTTCAAGCCCAGTTCCGCATTGCCCGACACGCTGCAACTCGACCAGTTGCTGCTGACAGCCGAGGGCAATCTCGATGCGGGCTATCTGATTAACGGCACAGCCAGCCTGCCCGCCGAGAAAGGCCCGGTCGCGCTGGCATTGCAAGGGCGTGTGGACGCCAAGGGCGCAACCATCGCCGGGCTGGACCTCAGCGCCAGTGATCAGCAGCGTCTGGCCATCAACGGCAAGCTGAATTGGCAAAACGGGTTTTCCGCTGATGCCAGCATCGACTGGCTGGACTTTCCCTGGCAGCGGCTTTATCCGTTGCCGTCCGAGCCGCAAGTCTCGCTGCACGCCTTCAAGGGCGAAATTTCTTACACCGATGGCAATTACCTGGGCAATTTCAACGCCAGCCTCAAAGGGCCGGCAGGGGCATTCACGCTGGTCAGCCCGTTCAGCGGTAATTTGCAGGAAGTTCATCTGCCGCAACTGGAGCTGGTCGCGGGGCAGGGCAAGGCCAGCGGCCACCTCAACCTGAAATTCGCCGACGGCATTGGCTGGGACACGGCACTTGATCTGACTGCACTTGACCCTTCGTTCTGGGTCGCCGAACTTCCCGGCAAGCTGGCCGGTCCGTTGCGCAGCCAGGGACAGCTGAAGAATGAGCAGCTTGAACTGACCGCCGACCTGGATTTGAAGGGTCGCTTGCGGGGTCAGCCAGCGTTGCTGCAAGCCAAGGCTGATGGCCGTGATCAGCAATGGAACGTCAGCAGTCTGAATATCCGCCTGGGCGACAACCGCATTCAGGGCACTGGCAGTCTGCAACAGCGTCTGAAAGGCCAACTTGATCTTGATCTGCCGCGTCTGGGCCAGTTATGGCCGCGCTTGCAAGGGCAGATCAAAGGCCGGCTTGACCTGGCGGGTACACTGCAAGCCCCTGAGGGCAAATTGGCGTTACAGGGGAGCCAGCTTGCATTGCAGGACAATCGCCTGCAAAGCCTGACGCTCGACGCCAGACTTGATCCGGCGCAGCGCGCAACCATCAACCTGAAGGGCGCAGGCATTCAGGCAGGCGATACGGCTTTGGGCACCTTGCAGCTCGACGGGCAGGGCACGCTCAAGGCCCAGCAATTGAAGCTCGATCTGCAAGGCCCGCTGCTCAAACTGGCGATGGGGCTGGACGGCGGTCTCGATCAAGACAACTGGCGCGGTCGTCTGGCCAGCGGCACTGTGCAGAGCGGCGGCCAGAACTGGCGTCTGCAGCAACCGGCGAAGATCGAACGCCTCGCTGACGGCAAGCTCAACTTCGGCGCGCACTGCTGGGTTTCCGGGCCGGCCAGCCTGTGCGGCGGCGATCAGCGTCTGATGCCGGAGCCACGTATACGCTATCAATTGAAGAATTTTCCGCTCGACAGCCTCGCGCAGTGGATGCCCAAGGATTTCGCCTGGAAGGGCGCGCTGAATGCCGACGTTCAGCTCGATATCCCGGCGGCAGGCCCAAGCGGTCAGATCACGGTCGATGCCGGGGGCGGTACGCTGCGGGTTCGTAACAACGATCAATGGCTGGACTTCCCGTATCAGACGCTGAAACTCAGCAGCACCATGACCCCCAAACGCATCGACTCGCGTCTGGATTTCGAGGGCGGCAAGCTGGGCAGGCTGCTGTTGAATGCGCAGATCGACCCGTTGGCCAAAGACAAGACCCTGTCGGGCGACTTTAATCTCTCCGGGCTGGATATCTCGGTGGCACGGCCTTTCGCACCCACCGTGCAAAAACTCAACGGGCGCTTGAACGGCTCCGGTCGATTGTCGGGCAGTTTGCTGGCGCCGCTGGTAAATGGCAGCGTAAACCTTGATGGCGGTGAAGTCGCAGGGCCCGAGTTACCGATGGAGCTGCATGACCTCAAGGTCCAGGCGTTGATCGCAGGTGAAAGCGTGCAGATCAACGGTGGCTGGAAAAGTGGCAGCGCAGGTCAGGGCACTATAGGCGGTCAGGTGGCCTGGGGGCAGAGCCTGATGGTGGGCGTCAGCCTCAAGGGTTCGCAGTTGCCGATCGACGTTGAACCGTACGCCGCCGTAGAAGCTTCCCCTGATCTGAAAATCTCCATGCAGGGCGAGCGGCTGGCCATCTCCGGCAAAGTGCTGGTGCCCAAGGGCACGATTACCGTGCGCGAGTTGCCACCGTCCACCGTCAAACTGTCGGGTGACACGGTGATTGTCGGCCAGCAGACCGAGCAGGGCACGCCGCCGCTGGCGGTGGGCATGGATATCGACGTGATTGTCGGGCAGGACAAACTCAGCTTCAGCGGTTTCGGGCTAACGGCCAATCTGGCCGGCCGTGTACACATCGGTGACAACCTGGACACCCGTGGCGAACTGAATCTTAACGACGGACGCTATCGCGCCTATGGGCAGCGTTTGACCATCCGCAAAGCCAGGCTGCTTTTCGCCGGTCCTGTCGACCAGCCTTATCTGGATATCGAAGCCATCCGGCAGACGGATGACGTTATTGCGGGCATTCGTCTGACCGGTAGCGCCGATCAGCCCACCACCGAAGTGTTCTCCGAACCGGCGATGAGTCAGGAGCAGGCCTTGTCGTATCTGGTCATGGGCAGGCCCTTGAGCACTTCCGGCGAAGACAACAACATGGTCGCTCAGGCGGCGCTGGCGCTGGGTGTTGCGGGCAGCTCTTCGACCACCGGCAAACTCGCTGACAACCTCGGCATCAAGGATTTCGAACTGGATACGTCTGGCACGGGCGACAAGACCAATGTGGTGGCCAGCGGCAAGATCACCGAGAAGCTCAGCCTGCGTTACGGCGTGGGTGTTTTTGAACCGGCCAATACCATTGCCTTGCGCTACCTGCTGAGCAAACGGGTATACCTTGAGGCGGCGAGCGGTGTTGCCAGTTCGCTGGATATTTTCTATAAAAGGGACTTCTGACCAAGGCCGGGCGCTGACCTGTTGCCGGCGCTCGGCTCAACCGGTTTACCCTGTTAAAACAGTGTGATCCCTCACACACTCCTTGAACTCAGGCTTCCGGTAATCATGGATCGATTCAACGCCATGCGCGCATTCACCCGTATCGTCGAACTGGGCGGTTTTGCCAAGGCTGCCGACAGCCTGCACATGCCGCGCGCGTCAGTGACGGTTCTGATCAAGCAGCTGGAAGCGCATCTGGGTGTGCAATTGTTACAGCGCACTACGCGGCAGGTCAGTACCACGCCGGACGGCAAAGCCTATTATCAGCGGTGCGTCAGCCTGCTTGCCGATCTGGACGACGCCGAAGCTGCCTTCTCGTCCAAGGGGGCTGAACCCAAGGGCTTGCTGCGCGTGGATTTGCCGGTGAGCCTGGGCCGTATGATCGTGATCCCGGCGTTGCCCGAGTTCACCCGGCGCTACCCGCAGGTAAGGCTTGAGATCGGCATGGGCGACCGGCCGGTCGACCTGATACGTGAAGGTGTGGATTGTGTGCTGCGCGCTGGCGATGCGCTGGATGACACGCTGGTCGCCAGGCCGCTGGGCAATCTGACCCAGATTACCTGCGCCAGCCGAGACTATCTCGACAGATACGGCACGCCGCGGGATCTGCATGACCTGGCGCAGCATCAAGTCATTGAATATTTCTCGTCCAGCACCAGCAAACGTTATGGCCTGGAGTTCATGGCCGATGGCCTGGACAGTGATCACGGCATGACCTGTTCGGTGTCGGTCAACAGTGCGGAGGGGTATGTGGCCGCCTGCGAAGCGGGTTTCGGCCTGGTGCAGGTGCCTCGTTATCACATTGCCGCACAACTGCGCAGTGGTGCGCTGGTCGAGGTGTTACGCGAGTATCGCCCGCCGGCCCTGCCCTTGACCGCGCTTTATCCGCCGCATCGACAATTGTCGCGAAGAGTGCGGGTATTCGTCGATTGGCTGGTGGAGTTGTGCGCCCACCCAGATATCAGGGACAGACTCGTTTCCTGAGCAAATTCGGAATTCTCCGATATAGGCCAGAAGCCACTTTCGTGTTTAACTTCCGGCTCTTTACCCATTTTCAATAAGGAATGTGTTTCATGGCTCAAGTGACTCTCAAAGGCGGTCCGGTTCAAGTCAATGGCGAGCTGCCTGCCGCTGGCAAGAAGGCACCTGCTTTTACGCTGACCGCTGCCAACCTGTCCGACGTGACCCTGGCCGATTTTGCAGGCAAGCGCAAAGTGCTGAACATCTTTCCGAGTGTCGATACGCCGACCTGCGCCACATCGGTCCGCAAGTTCAATGCCCAGGCAAACGAACTGAGCAATGCCGTGGTCCTGTGCATCTCCGCCGACCTGCCTTTCGCCCAGGCACGCTTCTGCGGCTCTGAAGGTCTGGAAAACGTGCAGAATCTTTCCTCGTTCCGCAGTGCCGATTTCAGCCAGCACTATGGCGTTGCTATTGCCGACGGCCCATTGAAAGGCCTGACCGCACGCGCGGTAGTCGTGCTCGACGAAAACGACAATGTCCTGCACAGCGAACTGGTCAAGGAAATTGCCGAAGAGCCGAACTACGACGCTGCACTGGCTGTATTGAAGTAACGTTCCGCAACACATTGACGGCCTGATACCACTCAGGCCGTTATTCTGTTCGTGCTTTATACGTTTATTAAGTAAGGGCTTGGTAAAGGCGCTTTGCTTGTCACGTATCTGTGCTTATTGTTCTGCCTTCTGAACAACCCCCCACCCGTAATGGTTGATTTATTCATGCAATTGTCTGGCCCCCGTAAATCCCGTCGCTGGTTGATCAGTTTGTTGGTCCTTGTGGTCATCGTTGTCCTGTGCTGGTGGCTATGGCCTGCATCGACACCCGGCAAGGGGGCCGAGAGCAAGAAGGCGGGTGCCGGCCGACCTGGTTTCGGTGCCTCGGCGGTGGCTGTCCCGGTGCGTGTAGCTCCAGCGACCGAGGGCGATTTTCCGATCTACTACAAGGCGCTCGGTACTGTGACGGCGATGAACACCATCAATGTGCGCAGCCGGGTGGCGGGGGAACTGGTCAAGATCTACTTCCAGGAAGGGCAGATGGTCAAGGCCGGTGATCTGTTGGCAGAAATCGACCCACGCAGCTATCAAGTCGCCTTGCAGCAGGCCGAAGGCACGCTGGCCACCAATCAGGCGTTGCTCAAGAATGCTCAGCTTGATGTGCAGCGTTATCGCGGGCTGTTTGCCGAAGACAGTATCGCCAAGCAGACGCTGGACACCGCCGAGTCACTGGTGAATCAGTACCAGGGCACGATCAAGACCAACCAGGCAGCGGTGGCTGAAGCGAAGCTGAACCTGGACTTTGCCCGTATCCGGTCTCCGATTGCGGGCCGGGTGGGCCTCAAACAGCTGGATGTCGGCAATCTGGTTGCCGCCAACGACACCACGGCGCTGGCGGTGATTACCCAGACCCAGCCCATTTCGGTCAACTTCACACTGCCTGAGAAAGACCTGTCCAAGGTCATCGCCCGTTATCGCACCGGCGAAAAGCTGCCCGTCGAAGCGTGGGACCGTGGCGACACGAAAATGCAGGCGACCGGTGTGCTCGCCAGCCTCGACAACCAGATCGACGTGGCGACCGGCACCCTGAAGTTCAAGGCCCGTTTCGATAACGGCGACGAAATCCTGTTCCCCAACCAGTTCGTCAACGTGCGCCTGCGTGCGGACACGCTTCGCCAGGCGATTCTGGTGCCAACGGCGGCCGTGCAGTTTGGTACCGACGGCACGTTCGTCTATGTGCTGGACGGCGACAAGAAGGTCAAACTCAAGCTGCTGAAAACCGGTCCAAGCGACGAAACGTCGACGGTGATCACCGAAGGCCTGGCTGCGGGCGAGCGGGTGGTGCTCGAAGGCACGGATCGACTGCGTGATGGCGCTGAAGTGGAAGTGGTCAACGACAGCAAGGATGTACCGGCAAGCCCGGTTGAGAAGTTGCACGGCAAGCCGGGCAGCGGCACTGACAAGTCGGCAGTGCTTGGCAAGGTGGAAAAACCAAACGTATGAACATGTCGCGCCTGTTCATCCTGCGTCCGGTAGCCACTACGTTGAGCATGCTGGCCATCGTCCTGGCCGGTCTCATCGCTTACACCTTGCTGCCGGTTTCGGCCTTGCCGCAGGTGGACTATCCGACCATTCGCGTGATGACGCTGTACCCCGGTGCCAGCCCGCAGGTAATGACCAGTTCGGTGACTGCGCCGCTGGAGCGCCAGTTCGGGCAAATGCCCGGGCTTACCCAGATGGCGTCCACCAGTTCGGGTGGCGCCTCGGTGATCACCCTGCGTTTCAGCCTCGAAATCAATATGGATGTGGCCGAGCAGCAAGTGCAGGCAGCGATCAATGCGGCCACCAACCTGCTGCCGACCGATCTTCCGGCCCCGCCGGTGTACAACAAGGTGAACCCGGCCGACACGCCGGTGCTGACCCTGGCCATCACCTCCAAAACCATGCTGTTGCCCAAACTGAATGATCTGGTCGATACGCGCATGGCACAGAAGATTTCGCAGATCAGCGGCGTCGGTATGGTCAGTATTGCGGGCGGGCAGCGTCAGGCAGTCAGGATCAAGGTCAATCCCGAGGCGTTGGCGGCCAACAGCCTCAATCTGTCCGACGTGCGCACGCTCATCAGCGCGTCCAACGTCAATCAGCCCAAGGGCAACTTTGACGGGCCGACCCGGGTATCGATGCTCGACGCCAACGATCAGCTCAAGTCCCCCGAGGAATATGCCAACCTGATTCTGGCCTACAAGGACGGCGCGCCGTTGCGCCTGAAAGACGTCGCGGAAATTGTCGGCGGTGCAGAGAACGAACGACTGGCTGCCTGGGCCAATCGCAGTCAGGCTGTCTTGCTTAATATTCAACGGCAGCCGGGTGCCAACGTGATCGAGGTCGTCGACCGGATCAAGGCCATGCTGCCGGGGATCACCAATAACCTTCCGGCAG from Pseudomonas syringae includes:
- the tpx gene encoding thiol peroxidase — translated: MAQVTLKGGPVQVNGELPAAGKKAPAFTLTAANLSDVTLADFAGKRKVLNIFPSVDTPTCATSVRKFNAQANELSNAVVLCISADLPFAQARFCGSEGLENVQNLSSFRSADFSQHYGVAIADGPLKGLTARAVVVLDENDNVLHSELVKEIAEEPNYDAALAVLK
- a CDS encoding MdtA/MuxA family multidrug efflux RND transporter periplasmic adaptor subunit — translated: MVDLFMQLSGPRKSRRWLISLLVLVVIVVLCWWLWPASTPGKGAESKKAGAGRPGFGASAVAVPVRVAPATEGDFPIYYKALGTVTAMNTINVRSRVAGELVKIYFQEGQMVKAGDLLAEIDPRSYQVALQQAEGTLATNQALLKNAQLDVQRYRGLFAEDSIAKQTLDTAESLVNQYQGTIKTNQAAVAEAKLNLDFARIRSPIAGRVGLKQLDVGNLVAANDTTALAVITQTQPISVNFTLPEKDLSKVIARYRTGEKLPVEAWDRGDTKMQATGVLASLDNQIDVATGTLKFKARFDNGDEILFPNQFVNVRLRADTLRQAILVPTAAVQFGTDGTFVYVLDGDKKVKLKLLKTGPSDETSTVITEGLAAGERVVLEGTDRLRDGAEVEVVNDSKDVPASPVEKLHGKPGSGTDKSAVLGKVEKPNV
- a CDS encoding autotransporter assembly complex protein TamA, which produces MKMFKLFSSLVLMSMSATALAEARLDVRIEPANPQLKANVEGYVGDPGERDAKALRNFSLGAEQQAEKAAQALGYYQAQIDSKIQDGPEPRLVINIKPGEPIHLRNVVIRVEGPAASLKAFKVPKSDALKTGAVLNHGNYEDAKRLIQNQASRYGFFSGRFTHQRLAIDPRAGVADIELVYDSGPRYTLGQVKFSGNTPFDEDLLKRMVPFKENTPYDSQLIAELTQDMQASGYFEGVRVDAVPTAAVNDVIPVTVQLETRKPRTMGLGLGYSTDVGPRGKANWTRHWANPQGHSYGFESEISAPRQNVGLWYDVPLDPPLTDKMRYAGGYQYEEIAGTDSLSKLLTVGPEWHSKLPSGWERVISLKWQREEYRLGDDAGLSTLLMPGISYSYLRSDNRIDPSHGYRLQFETQVAKEGMLSDANLVHANVLLKGLTTVAQNHRFLGRVQLGGNLTDGYTSIPPSLRFFAGGDQSVRGYDYQKLSPTNSDGDRTGGRYMFAGSVEYQYSIAEKWRLATFVDQGNSFNNLDRPDLKTGVGFGVRWVSPVGPLRLDLAHGLDDDGGIRLHFSMGPEL
- a CDS encoding LysR family transcriptional regulator, encoding MDRFNAMRAFTRIVELGGFAKAADSLHMPRASVTVLIKQLEAHLGVQLLQRTTRQVSTTPDGKAYYQRCVSLLADLDDAEAAFSSKGAEPKGLLRVDLPVSLGRMIVIPALPEFTRRYPQVRLEIGMGDRPVDLIREGVDCVLRAGDALDDTLVARPLGNLTQITCASRDYLDRYGTPRDLHDLAQHQVIEYFSSSTSKRYGLEFMADGLDSDHGMTCSVSVNSAEGYVAACEAGFGLVQVPRYHIAAQLRSGALVEVLREYRPPALPLTALYPPHRQLSRRVRVFVDWLVELCAHPDIRDRLVS
- a CDS encoding translocation/assembly module TamB domain-containing protein, giving the protein MNSVNIKRAAKVVGLSLIALLLLVIVSAGLLLGTQPGSRWALARVPGLQLDNFQGRLGGQWSADRLVWQQGEDRVEVQSADVEWTPACLLKMTLCIDRLHAGQVLLHFPPSAEPGNSGPVSLPTLNLPLALKLADVQLGSLQLDGVEQLRDLKLAAHWTAEGLQIDSAHLQRDALVLDLNGLLKPEGDWPLSAQGQLQLPPQDGQAWTLALDIQGDVLKTLQLKADSSGYLPGVLTGELQPLAEHLPARLKLTSEHFKPSSALPDTLQLDQLLLTAEGNLDAGYLINGTASLPAEKGPVALALQGRVDAKGATIAGLDLSASDQQRLAINGKLNWQNGFSADASIDWLDFPWQRLYPLPSEPQVSLHAFKGEISYTDGNYLGNFNASLKGPAGAFTLVSPFSGNLQEVHLPQLELVAGQGKASGHLNLKFADGIGWDTALDLTALDPSFWVAELPGKLAGPLRSQGQLKNEQLELTADLDLKGRLRGQPALLQAKADGRDQQWNVSSLNIRLGDNRIQGTGSLQQRLKGQLDLDLPRLGQLWPRLQGQIKGRLDLAGTLQAPEGKLALQGSQLALQDNRLQSLTLDARLDPAQRATINLKGAGIQAGDTALGTLQLDGQGTLKAQQLKLDLQGPLLKLAMGLDGGLDQDNWRGRLASGTVQSGGQNWRLQQPAKIERLADGKLNFGAHCWVSGPASLCGGDQRLMPEPRIRYQLKNFPLDSLAQWMPKDFAWKGALNADVQLDIPAAGPSGQITVDAGGGTLRVRNNDQWLDFPYQTLKLSSTMTPKRIDSRLDFEGGKLGRLLLNAQIDPLAKDKTLSGDFNLSGLDISVARPFAPTVQKLNGRLNGSGRLSGSLLAPLVNGSVNLDGGEVAGPELPMELHDLKVQALIAGESVQINGGWKSGSAGQGTIGGQVAWGQSLMVGVSLKGSQLPIDVEPYAAVEASPDLKISMQGERLAISGKVLVPKGTITVRELPPSTVKLSGDTVIVGQQTEQGTPPLAVGMDIDVIVGQDKLSFSGFGLTANLAGRVHIGDNLDTRGELNLNDGRYRAYGQRLTIRKARLLFAGPVDQPYLDIEAIRQTDDVIAGIRLTGSADQPTTEVFSEPAMSQEQALSYLVMGRPLSTSGEDNNMVAQAALALGVAGSSSTTGKLADNLGIKDFELDTSGTGDKTNVVASGKITEKLSLRYGVGVFEPANTIALRYLLSKRVYLEAASGVASSLDIFYKRDF